The following proteins come from a genomic window of Deltaproteobacteria bacterium:
- a CDS encoding spore maturation protein, translating into MNGLLDAISASAIPVLVAGIPMYAFFRKRVPVYEVFVEGAKEGFGIAVGIIPALVGMLVAINMFRASGALDLLASSLAPLLGGMGITPELLALAIVRPLSGSGSLALLADIARTSGPDSLPARIGATLIGSTETTFYVIAVYFGSVGIARFRYAVPAGLIADLAGLVASVLVCRWFFG; encoded by the coding sequence ATGAACGGCCTTCTCGATGCGATCTCAGCCTCAGCCATTCCGGTCCTCGTGGCCGGAATCCCCATGTATGCCTTTTTCCGAAAGCGGGTCCCTGTCTATGAGGTCTTCGTGGAGGGGGCAAAGGAGGGTTTCGGCATTGCTGTAGGGATCATTCCCGCCCTTGTGGGGATGCTTGTGGCCATCAACATGTTCCGCGCATCAGGTGCCCTTGATCTCCTCGCATCCTCCCTCGCTCCCCTCCTCGGGGGTATGGGGATCACACCTGAACTCCTCGCACTCGCCATCGTCAGGCCGCTTTCGGGAAGCGGCTCCCTTGCGCTCCTCGCAGACATCGCCCGGACTTCGGGCCCCGATTCCCTGCCGGCCCGCATAGGGGCCACCCTTATCGGCTCCACGGAGACGACCTTCTACGTGATCGCCGTCTATTTTGGAAGCGTCGGCATTGCACGCTTCCGCTATGCCGTACCTGCCGGACTCATCGCCGATCTCGCAGGACTCGTGGCGAGCGTCCTGGTCTGCCGGTGGTTCTTCGGATAG